Proteins encoded within one genomic window of Kibdelosporangium phytohabitans:
- a CDS encoding minor capsid protein — MALALHLHALGLVRYPPDAGGDVAVPPGFIVEMPSTPDACVLIRPRPGFPSGDMSGYELAEQHIVVRARADAGYRAGYDQAKRIRDALHGTGETVWAAGTEHEVPIAWCNASDAEPVWLGRDEQNRPMWSVSIQTEALITMEV; from the coding sequence ATGGCTCTCGCGCTGCACCTGCACGCGCTCGGCCTGGTCCGTTATCCGCCGGACGCAGGCGGAGACGTTGCTGTGCCGCCGGGGTTCATCGTGGAAATGCCGTCCACACCGGACGCCTGTGTACTCATCCGCCCGCGCCCGGGGTTCCCGTCCGGGGACATGTCCGGGTACGAGCTGGCCGAGCAGCACATCGTCGTTCGCGCACGTGCGGATGCGGGCTACCGGGCTGGCTACGACCAGGCGAAGCGGATTCGTGACGCGCTGCACGGCACCGGGGAGACGGTGTGGGCAGCGGGAACCGAGCATGAGGTGCCGATCGCCTGGTGCAACGCGAGCGATGCAGAGCCGGTGTGGCTCGGCCGTGACGAACAGAACCGGCCTATGTGGTCGGTGTCCATCCAAACCGAGGCACTGATCACCATGGAGGTCTAA
- a CDS encoding glycoside hydrolase family 25 protein, which yields MALGIDIYDRYQDVSDWGALGRSGVAVVYVKGTDGGGLAPVRADGFVAGAKSIGKPVGLYHYAQKSPSPEAQADVLVREVRRLGADGLPPALDLEDPFTPGPAAREFARRFLLRLREHGYQQPVLYANTSMLNGIQAWTLPVPGLLVWAADYGSNDGDYDQEDRDRLRRRYPHPVWMHQYSSTGRVPGIPGNVDVNELFADIQEEDTVSWTDRIPFTAPDGNVTNFTAAERLVWTNYYAGLIPGLHASVNALAAAMADGDLSPDAVLQRVDTAVRESTAQAVTGSVLPALRAVVAEVLGEDNAEQAEAIVSALAARLKPTA from the coding sequence ATGGCCTTGGGAATCGACATCTACGACCGGTACCAGGACGTGAGCGACTGGGGAGCGCTTGGCCGTAGCGGCGTTGCGGTCGTGTACGTCAAAGGCACTGACGGCGGTGGTCTGGCCCCTGTCCGGGCGGACGGGTTCGTCGCTGGGGCGAAGTCGATCGGCAAGCCGGTCGGCCTGTACCACTACGCACAGAAGTCACCGAGCCCGGAAGCACAGGCCGACGTGCTCGTGCGGGAAGTGCGGCGTCTGGGCGCCGACGGGTTGCCCCCGGCACTCGACCTCGAAGACCCGTTCACACCTGGACCAGCGGCCCGCGAGTTCGCTCGCCGATTCCTGTTGCGTCTGCGAGAGCACGGCTACCAGCAGCCGGTGTTGTACGCCAACACGAGCATGCTCAACGGGATCCAGGCGTGGACCCTGCCCGTGCCGGGCTTGCTGGTCTGGGCGGCCGACTACGGCAGCAACGACGGCGACTACGACCAGGAAGACCGTGACCGGCTGCGCCGCCGGTATCCGCATCCCGTGTGGATGCACCAGTACAGCTCGACCGGTCGCGTACCGGGCATTCCCGGCAACGTTGACGTAAACGAGCTGTTCGCCGACATTCAGGAGGAAGACACAGTGTCCTGGACTGACAGGATCCCGTTCACCGCGCCCGACGGCAACGTCACCAACTTCACCGCCGCCGAGCGTCTGGTGTGGACCAACTACTACGCCGGGCTCATCCCCGGCTTGCACGCGAGCGTCAACGCTCTCGCTGCTGCCATGGCCGACGGCGACCTCTCACCGGACGCGGTCTTGCAGCGTGTCGACACGGCGGTTCGGGAAAGCACCGCCCAGGCCGTCACCGGCTCCGTGCTGCCTGCCCTGCGCGCAGTCGTGGCCGAGGTGCTCGGGGAGGACAACGCCGAGCAGGCCGAGGCCATTGTGTCCGCCCTGGCCGCCCGTCTGAAGCCGACCGCGTGA
- a CDS encoding phage tail tube protein: MPTPIKKRIARFKRLEVNTGTDESPNWTLVRGLNKIGLSVEPNEVDSSDFDSEGWDGSSTTHRKWSVAVEGFEGYTGADNAQVDDPGQAFLKAKGILTGPEAQVQVRMYRTDTNKGYTGRANANWSGADEDVKALTPFACPLTGDGPLTPYTHTP, from the coding sequence GTGCCTACCCCCATCAAGAAGAGGATCGCGAGGTTCAAGCGCCTCGAAGTCAACACCGGTACAGATGAATCTCCGAACTGGACGCTCGTTCGCGGTCTGAACAAGATCGGCCTGTCGGTCGAGCCGAACGAGGTCGACTCGTCCGACTTCGACAGTGAGGGCTGGGACGGTTCGTCGACGACGCATCGCAAGTGGTCCGTCGCTGTCGAAGGATTCGAGGGCTACACCGGGGCGGACAACGCCCAGGTGGACGATCCGGGGCAGGCGTTCCTCAAGGCCAAGGGAATCCTGACCGGTCCGGAGGCACAGGTTCAGGTGCGGATGTACCGCACGGACACCAACAAGGGCTACACCGGCCGGGCCAACGCGAACTGGAGCGGCGCAGACGAGGACGTCAAGGCGCTCACGCCGTTCGCCTGCCCGCTGACCGGCGACGGCCCGCTCACCCCGTACACGCACACCCCCTGA
- a CDS encoding WhiB family transcriptional regulator: protein MTTTEPPRIPRNIPDWHTDGLCQLFPELDWIEAQGEQAVACRAICSACPVRLACALGSLERGEPWGIWGGLDRADRKTVAAEYGYPVPAMLPEHGTNARRVKHGCTCPDCKHAHALYEAERRAKARAKARARGLGWPPAHILAAPVRIGRHLLAPGQYLLPLPDLPEHRRAAPVDQPLAA, encoded by the coding sequence ATGACGACCACCGAGCCACCCCGGATCCCGCGCAACATCCCCGACTGGCACACCGACGGCCTGTGCCAGCTGTTCCCCGAACTGGACTGGATCGAGGCCCAGGGCGAGCAGGCGGTCGCGTGCCGCGCGATCTGCTCGGCGTGCCCGGTCCGGCTCGCGTGCGCGCTCGGATCGCTCGAACGCGGCGAACCCTGGGGAATCTGGGGAGGACTCGACCGGGCCGACCGCAAGACGGTCGCGGCCGAGTACGGCTACCCCGTGCCCGCGATGCTGCCCGAGCACGGCACCAACGCCCGGCGGGTCAAGCACGGGTGCACGTGCCCGGACTGCAAGCACGCGCACGCGCTGTACGAAGCCGAACGCCGCGCCAAGGCACGCGCGAAAGCACGCGCCCGCGGGCTCGGCTGGCCGCCCGCGCACATCCTCGCCGCCCCGGTCCGGATCGGCCGGCATCTCCTCGCACCCGGGCAGTACCTGCTACCCCTGCCGGACCTGCCCGAGCACCGCCGCGCCGCGCCGGTCGACCAGCCGCTCGCGGCATGA
- a CDS encoding phage portal protein, with product MLIAENSFWPPLGHDRMRHRWQSWAAWWSGDLDELRTRTPCTAPGGYWARRAAKPGDREMHLPLAADIARTSAELVCGDTPVIEFEDDTATQKAWDDLAQTIGWANTLLEAGEISAALGGVYLRPVWDKNTAGHPLLTTVRADEALPEFRYGVLHSVTFVDELPAPDHWKRRKDAEAWRHLEHHERGQIRHELWLGTTSNTGQLLPLTEHPATEHLEPVIDTTSVRPDGGLLVDYVPNDLPQPLDRLPLGRSDLQGLETMLDALDEAWDSWMRDIELGKARVLLSKEMLDPVSQASSSGGKWGFGRRQNTTPAKAFDTDAKVFVPLDIPAEDAGKPAPITLVQFLIRVKEHYETCMALAEQITSRAGYSPQTMGMHVDGQLSGTAMRRRDHRSYRTRDRKRRYVRPAAERVPETLMLIGAAVFGGPKPKARPTLTWRETDQADPMETANVINTLRQARALSTEIAVQMAHPEWDKTQVGDEVKRLAKEDAALTAPPPTGHEPPVWAKPIQNQPPQPEPEPEPEDDDQ from the coding sequence GTGCTGATCGCCGAGAACTCCTTCTGGCCGCCGCTTGGTCACGACCGCATGCGCCACCGCTGGCAGTCGTGGGCCGCCTGGTGGTCCGGCGACCTCGACGAGCTCCGCACCCGCACCCCATGCACGGCGCCCGGCGGGTACTGGGCGCGCCGCGCCGCGAAACCTGGCGACCGCGAGATGCATCTCCCGCTCGCAGCGGACATCGCGCGCACGAGCGCCGAGCTCGTGTGTGGCGACACGCCAGTGATCGAGTTCGAGGACGACACCGCGACGCAGAAGGCGTGGGACGACCTCGCCCAAACCATCGGGTGGGCCAACACACTGCTCGAAGCTGGCGAGATATCGGCGGCGCTGGGCGGGGTCTACCTCCGGCCTGTGTGGGACAAGAACACTGCTGGACATCCTTTGCTGACTACCGTGCGGGCCGACGAGGCGTTGCCGGAGTTCCGATACGGCGTGTTGCACTCCGTGACCTTTGTGGACGAGCTGCCCGCGCCGGATCATTGGAAGCGCCGCAAGGACGCGGAAGCCTGGCGGCATTTGGAACACCACGAGCGGGGGCAGATCCGACACGAACTGTGGCTCGGCACGACCAGCAACACCGGGCAGCTTCTGCCGCTGACCGAGCACCCGGCCACAGAGCACCTCGAACCGGTCATCGACACGACCAGCGTTCGGCCGGACGGCGGGCTGCTCGTCGACTACGTCCCGAATGACCTGCCGCAACCGCTCGACCGTCTGCCGCTCGGCCGCTCTGACCTCCAGGGCCTCGAAACGATGCTTGACGCGCTGGATGAGGCGTGGGATTCGTGGATGCGGGACATCGAGCTCGGCAAGGCCAGGGTTCTGCTGTCCAAGGAGATGCTCGACCCCGTCTCACAGGCCAGCAGCAGCGGAGGCAAATGGGGCTTCGGGCGTCGCCAGAACACAACCCCGGCGAAGGCATTCGACACCGACGCCAAGGTGTTCGTACCACTCGACATCCCGGCCGAGGACGCCGGCAAGCCCGCGCCGATCACGTTGGTGCAGTTCCTCATCCGTGTCAAGGAGCACTACGAGACGTGCATGGCGCTGGCCGAGCAGATCACCAGCCGCGCCGGGTACTCGCCGCAAACCATGGGCATGCACGTGGACGGACAGCTGTCCGGCACCGCGATGCGCAGGCGTGATCACCGGTCTTACCGGACGCGCGACCGCAAGCGCCGCTACGTCCGGCCAGCAGCGGAGCGCGTGCCGGAAACGCTGATGCTGATCGGCGCGGCCGTGTTCGGCGGCCCCAAACCGAAGGCCCGCCCCACGTTGACGTGGCGCGAGACCGACCAAGCCGACCCGATGGAAACCGCGAACGTGATCAACACCCTCCGACAGGCTCGTGCACTGTCGACGGAAATCGCGGTCCAGATGGCGCACCCCGAGTGGGACAAGACCCAGGTCGGTGACGAGGTTAAGCGGCTGGCCAAGGAGGACGCCGCGCTGACCGCGCCGCCGCCGACCGGGCACGAACCCCCGGTGTGGGCCAAGCCGATCCAGAACCAGCCACCCCAGCCTGAGCCTGAGCCTGAGCCGGAGGACGACGACCAATGA
- a CDS encoding DUF7426 family protein yields MTTFPQIARFEAEVAGTTLDLPLRGTVYSFPVALSFELGRKMRVLQSEIRRFERAKKTDSEYTVKDTDREWITETELHEVYLQLIGEPMMERLKADGVTWPEVLHIGETLFAFHQVGLEAALLVWQLADGDSIEGDASPPADPPKTTSRSPRRTTSQSTSTKKKRSATNARRSNGTTSSTRGT; encoded by the coding sequence GTGACCACCTTTCCCCAAATCGCACGGTTCGAAGCTGAGGTTGCAGGCACTACGCTCGATCTTCCGTTGCGCGGTACGGTGTACAGCTTCCCCGTGGCGCTCTCGTTCGAGCTCGGCCGCAAGATGCGCGTGTTGCAGTCCGAAATTCGCCGGTTCGAGCGCGCGAAGAAGACGGACAGCGAGTACACGGTCAAGGACACCGATCGCGAGTGGATCACCGAAACCGAGCTGCACGAGGTCTATCTTCAGCTGATCGGTGAGCCGATGATGGAGCGGCTCAAGGCCGACGGCGTGACGTGGCCTGAAGTACTCCACATCGGAGAGACCCTGTTCGCTTTCCATCAGGTCGGTCTGGAGGCCGCGCTGCTCGTGTGGCAACTGGCCGACGGCGATTCGATCGAGGGTGATGCAAGCCCCCCGGCCGATCCGCCGAAGACCACCTCAAGGTCTCCTCGGCGGACGACATCCCAGAGTACATCGACGAAGAAGAAGCGCAGCGCTACCAACGCTCGTCGCTCGAATGGCACGACATCCTCGACGCGTGGGACCTGA
- a CDS encoding HIT family protein translates to MPTDSIPHCPFCSIAQGHAPAVIMREWPDALAIRPRRGGVHAAHALVIPRVHVADAAEDPIVTGAVMARAAELLAEHTDGNLITSRGVHSSQTVYHLHVHVVPRSESDGLPLPWTRQQQDRAARAVACG, encoded by the coding sequence GTGCCAACAGATTCCATACCCCACTGTCCGTTCTGCTCGATCGCGCAAGGACACGCTCCCGCTGTGATCATGCGGGAGTGGCCGGACGCCCTGGCTATCCGGCCACGGCGCGGTGGCGTGCACGCGGCTCACGCTCTGGTGATCCCGCGCGTGCATGTGGCGGACGCGGCCGAGGACCCGATCGTGACCGGTGCCGTGATGGCCCGTGCCGCGGAGCTGCTGGCCGAGCACACCGACGGCAACCTGATCACCAGCCGCGGTGTCCACAGCAGCCAGACGGTCTACCACCTGCATGTGCACGTCGTGCCGAGATCCGAGAGTGACGGCTTGCCGCTGCCGTGGACACGTCAGCAACAGGACCGGGCTGCACGGGCGGTGGCGTGTGGCTGA
- a CDS encoding phage distal tail protein has product MARELTWFGGDGWSQIINDRAQGYRVHKGVTGLGKPPRSIVSETSPLIDGEDITDEWDDPRTILLPMTVWGPNNAVFLSRLRALALSLKTPGELELAQADGRRRRIRAHYAGGLEGDESRDLGGDTTWCRFALSLRCPDPYWFDPTPVTPRWSYSSAGTFLGDPFFPLRIGSSQVLGPATVNNAGDVPSWPEWTITPPNSDLTLLDRDTGSSLALSGAIPAGRSLQIITEPGDRQNIILSDGTDWWDHLTGTPVFWPIRPGTSNVSVLLSGAAAGSEVALSFRPRYESAW; this is encoded by the coding sequence ATGGCGCGTGAGCTGACGTGGTTCGGTGGCGATGGCTGGTCGCAGATCATCAACGACCGCGCGCAGGGCTACCGTGTCCACAAGGGCGTGACTGGGCTCGGCAAGCCTCCGAGGTCGATCGTGTCGGAGACCTCGCCGCTGATCGACGGCGAGGACATCACCGACGAGTGGGACGACCCGCGAACCATCCTGCTGCCCATGACCGTGTGGGGGCCGAACAACGCCGTGTTTCTGTCGCGCCTGCGAGCTCTCGCGCTGTCGCTCAAGACTCCGGGCGAGCTTGAGCTCGCACAGGCGGACGGTCGGCGTCGCCGGATCCGTGCGCACTACGCGGGCGGCCTGGAGGGCGACGAGTCGAGAGATCTGGGCGGAGACACGACGTGGTGCCGGTTCGCGCTCAGCCTGCGTTGTCCGGATCCGTACTGGTTCGATCCGACCCCGGTCACACCGCGGTGGTCGTACTCGTCCGCGGGCACGTTCCTCGGGGATCCGTTCTTTCCGCTGAGGATCGGCTCGTCGCAGGTACTCGGCCCGGCCACGGTCAACAACGCTGGTGACGTGCCGAGCTGGCCGGAGTGGACAATCACGCCGCCTAACAGCGACTTGACCCTGCTCGATCGCGACACCGGGAGCTCCCTCGCTCTGTCTGGGGCCATCCCGGCCGGCCGATCGTTGCAGATCATCACGGAGCCCGGCGACCGGCAGAACATCATCTTGTCGGACGGTACCGACTGGTGGGACCACTTGACCGGCACGCCCGTGTTCTGGCCGATTCGACCTGGAACGAGCAATGTGTCGGTCTTGCTCAGCGGCGCCGCGGCAGGGTCGGAAGTGGCGCTTTCGTTCCGGCCTCGCTACGAATCGGCCTGGTGA
- a CDS encoding phage minor capsid protein: protein MARGVDPTAAADVLKQLLDTWDAAAERMLATVARRLAQGIEQDGWAEVKARQVLSVRDELRAILARLDVTVPELAARALDEAYTLGRQVVASRDLPVALGTRPGLVQQLLEWLVSQLGGTHLPVLRRQVDLYQLAVAQTEALMATGTITRREAIAQTVDRLLAAGHDRFEDRAGRRWHLDTYARMAGRTAAQQAAVEGGLAELTVEGVDVVLISDSPRECSLCRPWEREVLSITGRSVGTDVDGRRVTATIADARAAGLWHPNCTHRADPVVIGLTDVHRPAEQNPEGYEDQQQLRALERRSRELKRRLAAAQQFGDTDTARKLRARLKANSAAINQHTAATGQLRRGDRERPVDGTAPRRATTTPTPRRTAAPPAPARPAPTVGLPAGAEQQLAREHAENSLPPLRKATAEELDARLTRATEHEDYDRLDAIVAEMERREAAAARKAERDEQRWAQLDVLINGGASEEEAIAEVFGRSVERQRRDRAIADLRSQGYTGAGLDELARHAFRDEVYRRYIAAEDATRGQLLTPAARAAGVDPHSLFVGPADRARKHASDELKEWWDTNGRITYDQYRADLLGDTTGSLRARFRTGGEDWLR from the coding sequence ATGGCACGTGGTGTCGACCCGACCGCCGCAGCCGACGTCCTCAAGCAACTACTCGACACCTGGGACGCCGCCGCAGAGCGGATGCTCGCCACGGTAGCTCGCCGCTTGGCGCAGGGGATCGAGCAAGACGGCTGGGCGGAAGTCAAGGCGCGGCAAGTCCTGTCAGTGCGGGATGAACTGCGCGCGATCCTGGCCCGGCTCGACGTCACCGTGCCGGAGTTGGCCGCGCGCGCGCTGGACGAGGCGTACACGCTCGGCCGGCAAGTAGTCGCGTCGCGGGACCTCCCGGTCGCGCTCGGCACCCGGCCCGGCCTGGTACAGCAGCTGCTCGAATGGCTTGTCTCTCAGCTCGGCGGTACACACCTCCCGGTCCTGCGCCGCCAGGTGGACCTGTACCAGCTCGCCGTGGCGCAGACAGAAGCGCTGATGGCCACGGGCACGATCACCCGCCGCGAGGCGATTGCGCAGACCGTCGACCGGTTGCTAGCGGCCGGACACGACCGGTTCGAAGACCGTGCCGGGCGCCGCTGGCACCTCGACACGTACGCGCGCATGGCAGGCCGGACCGCGGCACAGCAGGCCGCCGTCGAGGGTGGGCTCGCCGAGCTGACCGTCGAGGGCGTCGACGTGGTGCTGATCTCGGACTCGCCGCGTGAGTGCTCGCTCTGCCGCCCGTGGGAGCGGGAGGTGCTTTCCATCACGGGCCGATCTGTCGGCACCGACGTGGACGGCCGCCGGGTCACCGCCACCATCGCGGACGCGCGTGCCGCCGGGTTGTGGCATCCGAACTGCACTCACCGTGCCGACCCGGTGGTGATCGGGCTGACCGACGTGCACCGGCCGGCCGAGCAGAACCCGGAGGGGTACGAGGACCAGCAGCAGTTGCGGGCGCTCGAACGGCGGTCGCGAGAGCTCAAGCGGCGCCTAGCCGCCGCGCAGCAGTTCGGCGACACGGACACGGCGCGCAAGCTCCGGGCACGGCTCAAGGCGAACTCGGCCGCCATCAACCAGCACACCGCAGCGACCGGGCAACTGCGCCGCGGTGACCGCGAGCGGCCCGTTGACGGCACGGCACCGCGACGCGCGACGACCACACCGACACCACGACGCACGGCGGCACCGCCTGCACCGGCCCGGCCGGCGCCGACCGTCGGCCTGCCCGCGGGCGCGGAGCAGCAGCTCGCGCGCGAGCACGCCGAGAACAGTCTCCCGCCGCTGCGCAAGGCCACCGCCGAGGAACTCGACGCCAGGCTCACCAGGGCCACCGAGCACGAGGATTACGACCGCCTCGACGCGATCGTCGCCGAGATGGAACGGCGCGAAGCCGCCGCCGCACGCAAGGCCGAGCGCGACGAGCAGCGTTGGGCGCAGCTGGACGTGCTGATCAACGGCGGAGCGTCCGAAGAGGAAGCCATCGCCGAGGTGTTCGGCCGGTCCGTCGAGCGGCAACGACGCGACCGTGCGATTGCCGACCTGCGGTCACAGGGCTACACCGGGGCCGGGCTCGACGAGTTGGCGCGCCACGCGTTCCGGGACGAGGTGTACCGCCGATACATCGCCGCCGAAGACGCGACCCGCGGGCAGCTGCTCACTCCAGCAGCCCGCGCCGCCGGAGTCGACCCGCACAGTCTGTTCGTCGGCCCTGCCGACCGGGCACGCAAGCACGCATCGGACGAGCTGAAAGAGTGGTGGGACACGAACGGCCGGATCACGTACGATCAGTATCGCGCCGACTTGCTCGGCGACACAACGGGATCGCTGCGTGCGAGGTTCCGCACGGGCGGAGAGGATTGGCTGCGATGA
- a CDS encoding nucleoside 2-deoxyribosyltransferase domain-containing protein — MAEYELVMAREPIPGMRSVFLAGPSSGAVRWRDDALAEIDRQLTGMEFYYGELAVLSPESRGGRRARHYRDQFEWETRARYRATVVMFWIPRDLSSAPGFTTNVEFGVDVSTRPDTVVAGLPLDCPNPERNRYLEHLANIRGAAVKRTLSETVAAALQIAARVP, encoded by the coding sequence GTGGCTGAGTATGAGCTCGTGATGGCACGGGAACCCATCCCCGGCATGCGGTCGGTGTTCCTGGCCGGTCCGTCGTCGGGCGCGGTCAGGTGGCGAGACGACGCGTTAGCCGAGATCGATCGGCAGTTGACCGGGATGGAGTTCTACTACGGCGAGCTGGCGGTGTTGTCCCCGGAGTCGCGCGGCGGCCGTCGCGCGCGGCACTATCGCGATCAGTTCGAGTGGGAGACGCGCGCCAGGTACCGGGCGACCGTGGTCATGTTCTGGATTCCGCGCGACCTGTCGAGCGCGCCCGGGTTCACGACAAACGTCGAGTTCGGTGTGGACGTGAGCACGCGCCCTGACACGGTCGTGGCGGGCCTGCCGCTGGACTGTCCGAATCCCGAGCGCAACCGGTACCTCGAACACCTGGCGAACATCCGGGGCGCGGCGGTCAAGCGGACGTTGTCGGAGACCGTGGCCGCTGCGCTGCAAATCGCCGCCCGCGTCCCGTAG
- a CDS encoding siphovirus ReqiPepy6 Gp37-like family protein, whose translation MTVPTVWLIRPNGTIAGTLPYTRLSAVERYVDVGTWLVDCPLTTRTAAAATSVGGWRVAIMDGTRTLMAGPVEHAEIELGRDETSGRKVAKLRYSGVDDMVWLAARQAWPVPANAVTAQTVGYDVRTGVASTVIGDYVIANAGVSAQVERRVPGLILDPLAVPVGEDVYGRARFQPLLELVQDISVAGGVGVRVLSGMGAEKRLQVYTPRDLRGPARFGLMLRNLRRVRWSTTAPQATTIIGGGRGEEEARDFIAVTNAGEETAWGRREGFYDYRSASDADGNAELTSGASKRLAETGATRQVELAPVDSSRMQYGRDYGLGDRVTVDVYAGVTLDSIIREVETTVERADSKPTRTVVTRVGDIGTGRDKSSAGRVIKNATLRMSNLERR comes from the coding sequence ATGACGGTACCTACGGTGTGGCTGATTCGGCCTAACGGCACGATCGCGGGCACGCTGCCATACACCCGGCTGTCAGCCGTCGAGCGGTACGTCGACGTTGGTACATGGCTGGTGGACTGCCCGCTGACGACTCGAACGGCCGCCGCGGCTACCTCGGTTGGCGGGTGGCGCGTCGCCATCATGGACGGCACCAGGACGCTGATGGCCGGGCCGGTCGAGCACGCGGAGATCGAACTCGGCCGCGATGAGACGAGCGGTCGTAAGGTTGCCAAGCTGCGGTACTCCGGCGTGGACGACATGGTGTGGCTCGCTGCCCGGCAGGCGTGGCCAGTACCGGCCAACGCGGTCACTGCGCAGACGGTCGGGTATGACGTCCGGACCGGTGTGGCGTCGACGGTCATCGGCGACTACGTCATCGCCAACGCAGGCGTGTCGGCGCAGGTCGAACGGCGGGTGCCTGGGTTGATCCTCGATCCGCTCGCCGTGCCAGTCGGCGAAGACGTGTACGGCCGTGCCCGATTCCAGCCGTTGTTGGAGCTCGTGCAGGACATCAGCGTTGCTGGGGGTGTCGGTGTCCGTGTGCTGTCTGGGATGGGAGCGGAGAAGCGCCTACAGGTGTACACGCCGCGTGATTTGCGCGGTCCCGCGCGTTTCGGGCTGATGCTGAGGAACCTTCGGCGGGTGCGGTGGTCGACGACGGCGCCGCAGGCTACGACCATCATCGGCGGTGGCCGCGGGGAAGAGGAAGCCCGCGACTTTATCGCGGTGACCAACGCGGGCGAAGAGACTGCGTGGGGTCGCCGTGAGGGGTTTTACGACTACCGCAGTGCGTCCGACGCGGACGGCAACGCTGAGTTGACGTCCGGCGCGTCCAAGCGGCTGGCCGAAACCGGGGCAACCCGTCAGGTCGAGCTGGCGCCGGTCGACTCCAGCCGGATGCAGTACGGGCGGGACTACGGGCTCGGTGACCGGGTGACGGTCGACGTCTACGCCGGAGTGACCCTCGACTCGATCATCCGCGAGGTGGAGACGACCGTCGAGCGGGCCGACAGCAAGCCGACCCGGACCGTGGTGACGCGGGTGGGCGACATCGGTACCGGCCGAGACAAGTCGAGCGCAGGACGGGTGATCAAGAATGCCACGCTGCGGATGTCGAACTTGGAGCGGCGGTGA
- a CDS encoding PBSX family phage terminase large subunit: MTSDGALSVKQQNSILDAEASINVWEGSIRSGKTVASIVRWLMYVRTAPAGPLAIIGKTRDTVARNVLDVIADLAPGAIAFNRGAPTCRILGRLVHVVGANDAKSEGKIRGLTLAGAYVDEITLLPEAFWNQLLARLSVPGAKLFGTTNPDSPAHWFKKNFLAKEHTEPDLGLKSWHFVLDDNPGIPEEKKRQYKAQYVGLWFKRFILGQWVAAEGAIYDLLDDTVHCRPAPSKDRWLAVWIALDYGTSNPTHAGLIVLATDDAGTPGLYVVSEWEHDGRAKGQLTDAAISKRLAEWAQQELADVGLEPVVALDPSAASLRTQMRADGWPGLRSADNRVETGIRNTASLFGGRRLYVDAEQCPVLWEQLCGYVWDDEALAKGEEKPKKENDHGCDMLRYGVQAARGVWRAWLPELAAADGGLADAA; the protein is encoded by the coding sequence GTGACCAGCGACGGCGCGCTGTCAGTCAAGCAGCAAAACAGCATCCTCGACGCCGAAGCCTCCATCAACGTCTGGGAAGGCAGCATCCGGTCCGGCAAGACCGTGGCGTCCATCGTGCGCTGGCTGATGTATGTGCGCACCGCCCCGGCCGGGCCGCTCGCGATCATCGGCAAGACCCGCGACACCGTCGCCCGCAACGTGCTGGACGTCATCGCCGACCTGGCACCCGGCGCCATCGCCTTCAACCGCGGCGCGCCAACGTGCCGGATCCTGGGCCGCCTCGTGCACGTCGTCGGCGCGAACGACGCCAAGTCCGAAGGCAAGATCCGTGGTCTCACGCTCGCGGGCGCCTACGTCGACGAGATCACGCTGTTGCCGGAAGCGTTCTGGAACCAGCTCCTTGCCCGCTTGTCCGTGCCGGGCGCCAAGCTGTTCGGTACGACGAACCCGGACAGCCCGGCGCACTGGTTCAAGAAGAACTTTCTCGCCAAGGAGCACACCGAGCCGGATCTCGGTCTCAAGTCGTGGCACTTCGTGCTCGACGACAACCCCGGCATCCCGGAGGAGAAGAAGCGCCAGTACAAGGCCCAATACGTCGGGCTCTGGTTCAAGCGCTTCATTTTGGGCCAGTGGGTGGCGGCCGAGGGCGCGATTTACGACCTGCTCGACGACACCGTCCACTGCCGACCAGCACCGAGCAAAGACCGGTGGCTGGCCGTGTGGATCGCGCTGGACTACGGCACGAGCAACCCCACGCACGCCGGGCTGATCGTGCTCGCGACCGACGACGCCGGCACGCCGGGCCTGTACGTGGTGTCCGAATGGGAGCACGACGGCCGGGCGAAAGGCCAGCTCACGGACGCCGCGATCAGCAAGCGCCTAGCCGAGTGGGCACAGCAAGAGCTGGCCGACGTCGGTCTCGAACCGGTCGTGGCGCTCGACCCGTCGGCCGCGTCACTTCGAACCCAGATGCGCGCCGACGGCTGGCCGGGCCTGCGCTCGGCAGACAACCGGGTCGAGACGGGCATCCGCAACACCGCGTCACTGTTCGGTGGGCGCCGCCTGTACGTCGATGCCGAGCAATGCCCGGTCCTCTGGGAACAGCTCTGCGGCTACGTGTGGGACGACGAAGCACTCGCGAAGGGCGAGGAGAAGCCGAAGAAGGAGAATGACCACGGGTGCGACATGCTGCGCTACGGCGTGCAGGCCGCCCGCGGGGTGTGGCGCGCGTGGCTACCCGAGCTCGCCGCCGCCGACGGCGGGCTTGCCGACGCGGCGTGA